From one Triticum aestivum cultivar Chinese Spring chromosome 4B, IWGSC CS RefSeq v2.1, whole genome shotgun sequence genomic stretch:
- the LOC123095106 gene encoding putative cyclin-dependent kinase F-2 — translation MAARKRPAAVLDAGHGHAAAQHQQSPTCCKRSRASIGSTDDYEKVACLGEGGFGVVHRMRHRVTKKDVAVKFLSSPDDTEEPPRVEDLEREARFLEACDGNPCIVGFEGMVCDPATGDTAGLVMEYVQGSSLQSLLWDRRGDPPLPESTVRDFMRKLLTGAQKMHEHDRHIVHRDIKPANILVGKNGELLKICDLGLAMSMSDWPPYNQVGTAPYMAPEMIMGKQDYDAQVDTWSIGCVFAELLTGTTLFMDDPEDEEEDETKNDVKQLGSIFRVLGVPDERTWPGFTSLPLAKKAPQLLQAGHNKHSRLRDLFPEEKLSVEGFQVLQGLLRCNPDERLTAAAALKHPWFAAPRSAADAAAKVDALSFQKKKAPRIKFIPPAMPEKNLLKIPLAMWNAAQRV, via the coding sequence ATGGCTGCCCGCAAGCGACCTGCTGCCGTCCTCGACGCCGGCCACGGCCACGCAGCGGCTCAACATCAACAATCGCCGACGTGCTGCAAGAGGAGCCGCGCCTCCATCGGGAGCACCGACGACTACGAGAAGGTGGCCTGCCTAGGCGAGGGCGGCTTCGGCGTCGTCCACAGGATGCGCCACCGCGTCACCAAAAAGGATGTGGCCGTCAAGTTCCTCTCCTCGCCGGACGACACCGAGGAGCCCCCCCGCGTCGAAGATCTTGAGCGGGAGGCACGATTCCTCGAGGCCTGCGATGGAAACCCCTGCATCGTCGGCTTCGAGGGCATGGTGTGCGACCCGGCCACCGGCGACACCGCCGGCCTCGTCATGGAGTACGTCCAGGGGTCGAGCCTCCAGTCTTTATTGTGGGACAGGCGCGGCGACCCGCCGCTCCCGGAATCCACGGTGCGCGACTTCATGCGGAAGCTCCTGACCGGTGCACAAAAGATGCACGAGCACGACCGCCACATTGTCCACCGTGACATCAAGCCAGCCAATATCCTCGTCGGGAAGAACGGGGAGCTCCTCAAGATCTGTGACCTCGGGCTGGCCATGTCAATGTCCGACTGGCCGCCGTACAACCAGGTCGGCACGGCGCCGTACATGGCGCCCGAGATGATCATGGGGAAGCAGGACTACGACGCGCAAGTGGACACGTGGTCCATCGGCTGCGTCTTTGCCGAACTGCTCACCGGCACGACGCTGTTCATGGACgaccccgaagacgaggaggaagacgagacaAAGAATGACGTAAAGCAGCTGGGGAGCATCTTCCGAGTGCTCGGGGTGCCGGACGAGAGGACGTGGCCAGGCTTCACGTCGCTGCCGCTGGCTAAGAAGGCGCCGCAGCTGCTACAGGCGGGGCACAACAAGCACAGCCGGCTGCGGGATTTGTTCCCTGAAGAGAAGCTGTCAGTGGAAGGATTCCAGGTGTTGCAAGGGCTCCTCAGGTGCAACCCCGACGAGCGATTGACGGCAGCCGCCGCGCTGAAGCACCCATGGTTCGCTGCTCCCCGttccgccgccgacgccgctgcGAAGGTCGACGCTTTGTCGTTTCAGAAAAAGAAGGCACCAAGGATCAAGTTCATCCCGCCAGCGATGCCAGAGAAGAATCTACTCAAAATTCCACTAGCCATGTGGAACGCAGCGCAGCGAGTGTAA